The stretch of DNA GCGGGGTGCGCACGACGGCGCAGTCGGTGGGTGCGGCTGGGCGCGGTGTGCGCTCGGCGGGTGGTGCGGGGTGCGATGTGCGCCTGCTCTCGCGCTCGACCGGTGCGGCGGGGCGCGGTGTGCGTGTCGCGAACGGCGGGGGTCGGCTGTGGGGCTGACGAGTCACAAGGTCCTCGCCGGTGTCGTCCTCGTCGCCGTGCTGCTCTTCATCGCCACCGTCTGGTGGTGGCCGCGGCTCGCCCGCAGTTCCTGGCGCACGGTCCTCGGCCGGGTCGGGCTGCTCTCCGCCACCCAGTTGATGGTTTTCGCGGCCGTCGGTCTGGCCGCCAATCAAGCGTTCGGCTTCTACGCCTCGTGGGCCGACCTCATGGGCCGCGAGCAGACACCGGGCACCGTGGTCGAGCACCGCTCGGCGGCGACCGCCGCGGACACCCGCGGCGGGGAGAGCGCGGACGGGGGACGGCTCCGGGTGAACGGCGTCGAGCCGCTGCCGGGCGGCGCGCGTCCCGCGGCCGGCGGGCAGCTCCAGCGGGTGGACATCGCGGGAGGTGTCACGGGCACCGTCACTCCGGCCTTCGTATATCTGCCGCCCGAGTACTTCCAGCCGCGCTACCGCGACCGGAGCTTCCCCGCCGTCACCGTCCTCACCGGATACCCGGGCACCGCCGAGGCGCTCATCAAGGGGCTGCACTACCCGCAGACCGCGCGCAAGCAGGTGGCCGCGGGCACGGCCCAGCCGATGGTGCTCGTCATGCTGCGGCCGACGGTCGCGCCGCCCAGGGACACCGAGTGCGTGGACATACCCGGCGGGCCCCAGGTGGAGACGTTCTTCGCGCGGGACCTGCCGAAGGTGATCTCCGGCCACTACCGCATCGGCGCGAAGGCGGAGAGCTGGGGTGTCGTGGGCGACTCGACGGGTGGCTACTGCGCCTTGAAACTCGCGCTCCATCACCCCGGGGCGTACGCGGCGGGCGCGGGGCTCTCCGCGTACTACCGGGCGGCAGAGGATCCCACGACCGGCGACCTCTTCCACGGTGACGAGTCGCTGCGCAGACGGGCCGACCTCATGTGGGGGCTGCGCCATCTGCCGATGCCCCGTACGTCCCTGCTGGTCACCAGCAGCAAGGAGGGCGAGGACAACTACCGGGACACGGAGCGGTTCGTCGCGGCGGTGCGACCCCCGGCCCGGATCTCCTCGATCGTGCTGGACAGCGGCGGCCACAACTTCACCACATGGCGAAGGGAGATCCCCGCCACACTCCAGTGGCTGAGCGGGCGCCTCAGCGTCGGGTGAACCGGGGGCGGGTGTCTCGGCCTCGGTTGAACCGGCGCGGGCGTCGGCCCTGGTTCGGGCCCCTGACTCAGGCCCTGTCTCGGCCCTGGCCCTGGTCCCGGTCCCGGTTCTGGTCCCGCGTTCTGGTCCCGGTCCTGGCCCCGGTCCTGGTCCCGGTCCTGGGCAGGCGGGCGGTGGGGTGGTTCCGTACGGCGGCCTGTCTCCGGGCCGACGTCATACGGAGCCCCGCCCACCCGCCTGCCTCCCGGTACCGGCGACGCCCCGCCTCACCGGCCGCTGACGGTCTCCAGCGCCACGTCCGTGCGGGGGATGGCCTGCGCGTCCGCCGCCGTCGAGCGGCGCAGCGCCTCGTGCAGCCCGGCCGGGGTGAGGACGCCGAGGAACCGACCCTCGCTGCGTTCGTCGATGACGGCGATCCAGCCCGCGTCGTGCTGCAGCATGGTGGAGAACGCCTGCTTCAGCGTCGCGCCGACCGGAAGCCACGCCTCCATCCTGCGGGCGTGCTCGCCGACCGTGCCCGCCCGGCCTTCCCCGCCGACGTGCTCAGCGCCGATCCAGCCGTGCAGGTTGTTGTCGCCGTCCAGTACGACCGCCCAGCGGGCGTCCTCCGCGCGCAGCCGGTCGGCTGCGGTGGAGAGCGGGTCATCGACGTGGACGACGGGCGGCTGCTCCAGGTCACCCGGTTCGATGGGGGTCACGGAGAGACGCTTGAGGCCTCGGTCCGCGCCCACGAAGTCGGCCACGTACGGGGTGGCGGGCGAGCCCAGCACGGTGGTCGGCGGGTCGAACTGCTCGATACGGCCCTGCCCGTAGACGGCGATCCTGTCACCG from Streptomyces tsukubensis encodes:
- a CDS encoding alpha/beta hydrolase, with protein sequence MGLTSHKVLAGVVLVAVLLFIATVWWWPRLARSSWRTVLGRVGLLSATQLMVFAAVGLAANQAFGFYASWADLMGREQTPGTVVEHRSAATAADTRGGESADGGRLRVNGVEPLPGGARPAAGGQLQRVDIAGGVTGTVTPAFVYLPPEYFQPRYRDRSFPAVTVLTGYPGTAEALIKGLHYPQTARKQVAAGTAQPMVLVMLRPTVAPPRDTECVDIPGGPQVETFFARDLPKVISGHYRIGAKAESWGVVGDSTGGYCALKLALHHPGAYAAGAGLSAYYRAAEDPTTGDLFHGDESLRRRADLMWGLRHLPMPRTSLLVTSSKEGEDNYRDTERFVAAVRPPARISSIVLDSGGHNFTTWRREIPATLQWLSGRLSVG